The genomic window ttaaaacaaaacattaatgtataaatgaatattttagtactaaatttagtttttaaaacgtaaaatgAGTTCATAGgtaaactgtataaataatttttttctaaaatgaaCTTTAGTTGGCGAAgttactaaaacaaaaatcaattaaaattggaACGGAAAGCCATTCGTAGGTAACCTATTGCTGGTAGAGTAGAGCTGTCAGATATagtatcataaattcataataaaaataaaaaaaatattttacaacaaaaccGCAGcactgttaataaaatttataattcctATCATGGTATTAGCATTaactaaaaacttataaattttacaattgtaaatcaaaatattatttatcacaacAATTGAAaaggataatattttgacacaGGTGGAGCTAAGCTTCCCTAAGTTTTTGATTACCCTCCCCCCCCCAAATGTATACGGTATACCGTATATTGTATCATTGCTCATAAGTAGTATATTTAAAGGGTATAacaacactattttttttattttaagtttaatgatTTGATATTGTAGTCAAAGTAATGAAAAATCaagaattagaaaaaataattattcaactaGATAATGAGATATAATAGCCACGTGACGTCATAGAGTCGATGAGTGAATAACTGCCTGGTTAGTTGTGTGGAAAAGTatcttgatttatttttttgttataaaagatTATTTCTAAGTAAATAggaagttattaataattattttctttaagtaatataagGCTTAAGCCCCCCTCCTCAACTAAATTTATCAAGCTCCGCCTATGTATTTTGACTCTTGAGACGTTTGAAATATCGattgtatacgagtatattatattatttgactaaaagcaaaaattaattatgattttaaatggatatttaatcgtttatatttttattaacaatatattttagatgaaTCGATATGCATagccttaaaaatattattttctatatattttgtagtagataattttattataatttcattataagattatttgaaaaatcaaaaaaaatctgataaattgaatattattatcaccgtACTTCATGAAATGTCATTACAAACgtcattgttataataaaatgcttaCGAGGAACATGAGAACATAACTATGGCCATTATTGAgtgcaaattatattataaattatgactgcAAAGGTGTCTAACCATCATACCTATTCTTGTTTGCGTTTTATAATCAGTCTGATacattaatagaaataaaaattttcatcttaatttttagaaatgtgtCGAATTTTAAGTTTGTTAGCTGATATGAGGATTATTCATAGCTCTAACCTCCAAgtgatttagtatttacacttATAGCTGTCGTAAGTTGTGGGGGGGAGGCACCAAGGTGACAAGACGTACATTCTCatcagatatatttttttgagatacctatttatcataataatcacggtagataataagtataatataggctGTGATGAgtacaattattagtttttatttgatttttaactattgaCTATTACGATTAGGATTAAAGcgaccaatataatatattgcatcaaatttataaatggtgTGATATTGATAGGGATCAGATAGGTTAGTCAAAGACTGTggacacatattttttaaaatgttttagttataGGATATATGCAAATTTTCTCTAATATGCGTCTATGAgcgaataacaaaaattaatcgtaataatataattatagatattaatttaattaacaagtACGGACTTCTGTTTTCATACATTCAGATCGATCACCAAGGACCGTTACAGGTCAACAGTAGAGTCGTTCCGATAGCCGTTGCACAAGTTCCGGAAAAGGTGAAAAAACCGATATCCGCGACTGCTACGATGGCATCGCCATCATCAAAACCACCGCCGACCAAAGTGGTCCAGGTTCCTGCTACTTCCGTATCGGCTCCAGCACCTCCTCCACCGCCTCCAAAGCCGCCTTCGGCACCGGTACCACCACCACCGCCACCAGCACCGGCAATGCCGTCCCGGGCACCAGGGCCACCACCGCCTCCGCCTCCGCCTCCACCGGCGAGTTCTAATGGCGGTTTACCGCCCATATGTAAGAAATATTCACTTTCACTATTATGCCAATGTTTAACGTTAGGATTTTTAATCTGTATGTAGAAGTGTAGTACAAATGTATACGGCTAGATAATTGgtactattaaaatagaaacaaataTGTTGACTATAGATTTAAAGTATGTATAGTTCTACAGATAGgctattttagaatttataatagtaatatcataacgctaaaaattagaaacttaataatacaaaagagGTAAATTATACTCAGTAGAGAGGAATACAAGGCGTGTGAGTTATCTACTAGCGATCGTCTCACGCatattcgttttattatcactatatataagtataaaagacGAATAGattgataatacatttttttttaatatacctcaAAGATGAATTGGGTAAGGGAATAAAAAGTTCTTATACAATAGAATGTTACAGGTAAAAATTACATTGGTTAATTGCTCCTACAAATTTTAAGTGACATAATCATgcacaaatacaaaaatatgatttatgaattctTATACGGTTAAAAAGACTGTCTACTAAATAACCACAAAATTCTGTTGTTGAATATTCTATACCGCTTGAATCAGAATACGATAATGTGGATTAGGATTTAGATGAAGTAATCACGCACGCTCGCATTTCAATCACTATAGGTGTGATAACTAtagattataatgatatagctTCGATAAAGcaaacgtaattttttttaaatacatacaaaatatttacaaaaattacattaaatatttttatgacgataagataattgataaaatatagaaaactttattttaatttgataaaaatgtcagCTATACATTGggtaattactataatttctCTTAGAATCTAAGAGTTAGATAAAGTTACGTTAGTAAAACTGTtagaaacatttttgtatctgTACATGTTACATGTACGTTTGTCGtacatagtaattaataatcataaatgaagtcaagattattaaaaatgtatttttcttattcaGTAAAAAGGGTAAAAcactgttaattttaattgattttagatttttaaaaactcataaaaatgaaaatacattaataaggagtgttataaataagtatgtagTGTAAAAGTAtacgtcatatattatacaatgggTCAATTTTTAAGGATGCATTGTTTTTCCAACATACCAAAATCgagaaaagaatatttaacaaatatgtaattaagtttaataaaagttttataaaagtaataagttttataatatataaatattgcataCAATTTAtggtttaacatttttaaaaaggagtatattagtatacatcctgttattttttgtttattactaagtaaagaaaaacagattggtacatattatatcaataaaaaaaatgatacactTAGTTGGAGATATATCAAAAAGAATTATCTTAGATTTTGAAATAGCAATGCATCAAACAgcttttgaaatttttctgAAGAGGGATTTGGTTGTCATTTATATTTGAgccacaattatatttaagaaattacgATGTAGTAAAATGGTTactataaatttttcaatctaGGGAAAGCAGAAGAATGCTTTACAAACTATTTTGTGgtaaacaaaattgaatattcagCAATAATAGAATTTTGTGATTAATTTAGTAGACAATTATgggtctataatatatataatacatacattttttcattaaacacGTTAGTGCAGTTATTTTGTGACAGAATACATATGATAaacgtaggtaggtatgtaaaagttttaattggaTTTGATTCATATTAACTTTGTCAACAttcacaaatttttaaaattattgaaattcttAAACTTTATTGAATTAGTACGTATCAAAGAAAGAACTTCTGTAAATgccaaataaacataaataaaactttataaaaatacacctCTAAAAAGACAATTTTGGATTATCCAGCAAACAAAGTTAATCAATGTTAATCaatatacgattatattaaatatttaggtttctgaagtaaataacaaaaaagtgtaaaattatatttttaaaacgtttgtatcaattttacaatatatattttaaaacaaaattgaatatgttttatttttataattatttaatgatttaacatttatgagtataatacatttttaaattattaaaaataaatatgaatttttatttttttaagacaatTATAAGAGTTTGAGTTATTAACaccctaatatatattatatagaaacttACATAGGTATTACGGTATCCTTTTCCGCTGTGTAGGAATTAAAGTACacgatattttgttttgtaggAACTTAGTACTTATGTacttacatattgtattattttttttaaagtaaaagaattaacatattatgttggtAGTTTTTACCTGACAGGTCAAATGTAGGAACTTGCattgattacataatatatttgtgaaaAGTGGGTTGGTGggttagtataaattataaaaacaaagtataaatataaaatgtgattttgtcaatataattattaattatactcatAGTGTTGTAAGTATAGTAATCtagaatatatttacctatttaaaattgtattattttggtttttaacctaatattattgataattatttttattgatactatctattattattgattaagttAATAcctaaatttcttatttttgatttgcATTGCTTAGTTCACACTAGGTTTCTATAAGTACCTAGCAGTGGCGTACGCAGAATTCGTTTATAGGGGGGGGGTTACcatttatgtaaatgtatatgtataaaatgttattaatgtaatattccaaaaaataattatacctacacgcTTCACTTTGGGGGAAGAGGGATAAAACCCCTATTCCTTCACGGTCGGTACGTCACTGGTACCTAGTATGTTTGcctttaatgtaaataatatacactataaactatagaaaaatataaaataaatttaaatcaaaatggtTAAGACagcataattacaatataaacatcatattattatacattttgaacaatttttaaattagctgTCGCTTCAAAATACagaatgttaatttttttcactccTTAGTCCTTATTATGAGATTATCcttatgcatatttaaaatgcatttacaatttacttcttaaatattttgattatttactgggtgtgaaaaaataaatatgtactttaatttttatataaaataaaaattttgaaatttcttaGCAGTTTTAGAATTGTGAATGATATGACTATTCTATTGAAATAAGATCTAGGTCATTCATATAAAggttccataaaaaaaaaagtctctAAATAATAGTTGGCTTTTATCCAAACAAgtcataaaagtttaaattatatgaattagtACGAAaggaagtattttttaaaactatattattaactaagttcgcaaacgaaatatttatttatagtatctttatatgtatacatatatatatatatatatatcagagTCATTAGTTTGAACTAAAatacagaatatattataaaaacttatagtattgaaattaaaacttaaaggctattagttattataaaaattaaaattaacttgtaTGAGAGAATTGAAcgaactttattttataagctagtaaaaatcatttagtaataaattaatattttttttcttaaaaattatcattagctGTATACACCATGATCATAtcatgaaaacaatattttcaaaagcaaAATGGCaaaacatatcataatataagtgATGTTTAAACTGAAGgtcaaaaatgttaacataggTGCCTATATACTTGTAGGTACCTGTAAACGCGAGCGTATAACGTAATGTCGAACGATGACTATAATGTAACGTAAATATAGTGTTGGAAATGTTCCaatcaaaaagtttaattagAATTCAGTTAGTATATAAATCCGATAAGAACGATTAACTAATAAACCGTTGTTtgctacttatatattattattatattgtcactTCGATTTCGAAGTGCGCGAGAGTGCATTTGATTTGATGACAGCTATTGTTGTGAGCGtgccatataaatattataaaaacgtatcTGTAGGTCAGTTTTTGGAATAATTGTGCATTAgtggttaaataattttatttgttagctAAAAAACCACCGACGCCGGAAAAAATGAAGAAGTTGGAATCGTTACGGAGTCGACCAAGAAGACGTCCAGATTGGTCGGACATGATGAAAGAAGTAGAAAGTGGCAAGAAGTTGAAACATGTCGAATGCAATGATCGTAGTGCTCCGATCATATCAAGTACCAAGTCCAAGGGCCAGGTAAGCGTTGAAATCAGaggtgttattgttttttttttaaatttaccctTTTCGATCTGTGTATAGgatgtataaataagtaacaGTTTTCTCAAATCTCTTTAATTTACTCAATATACTGATATTACGAACTGTTTGGTTTGTTTCGAAAATTGAActgaaaatcgaaaatatttgtactaacaaaataaataattcgattttaataacgttttaattttaatataatataatacaaactaaaatatcatcatcatcaatagtacattttattattcggttttttatttaatatctatacgtGTACCTAATCTATAAGCCACACTTTTACccattgtaattaatttgattattaaatgatacctATATGTTTACTATGAAATTTGATTTGAACCTTTTGAatgcttttataaaatttggtcGGATTCGACATACACAATTGAAGTTTCAGTTCAATTCGGTCTCAAAGTACATGCGGTTCGTAACatcactattataaaatataaattaatattgtcgaAATGTagtattgacaatattatgtacaatacaaGTTTGTGATGGTATGTAGTCATGTAGACATGGTGAATAATGCCATTCGTGCACTAAAATTACATCACGTCTGTTTCAACAGTTTTTGTATGAATCCGAAACGAAAGCAGAAGAAACCGATCACCATCAACTGCTGAAAGACATTCAGCACGGCGTCAAGCTTCGCAAAGTAAAAACGAATGATAAGAGCAAACCGTACATAGAAGgtaaattgtacatataataatataatgcatgtgtattgtgtacgaCAGTAGAAGGCCGTACAAGAGGTTAAtatgtgaaaattattatatattatagtagcatAACTTATAGGTCTCATAGGGATGGCGAAGTATTGAGTTGCAGGAAACTTGTTGAATTTTACATGTCGATATTGAAAAACACAACTGCCCcgattttgattaaaaaatctgaaatctaattataaaaatacagaaataatttctaaaaaaaaaaaataaaatacaatatctaCTATTGAGTATTggccaattaaaattttagtgagataaaaaaggtaataattatattggaattgattttttttatacatacgtaaacatataaaaactaataaataatttatttttgcgatACCCAAGatatatgtgtttatttttgaattttgatatcATAGCTGTAGCAATTAAAGTGACAGATACTTATTAGGTAAATagtcttaatattttaggttgaataatatattataattttgataaaactgttcaaataaaatttattatttaatttcaataattaataatttattattttcaataagaattaaatagatttgcagtaaaacgaataatatattacaaatgtaaatatatgtttattatttatatataatgtattttatccaTATAACGGTTTCCTTACAAGATAGACATTTTTGTGCAACGGAAAATCATAATAGTCTCGTATAACCTATTTAGCTATAATCTTCCTTTTTCGAAAACtcttttataatgaaaaaaatcagatGGAGAATTTTtctgtttgtatatataagcataaaataacttaaactaaatactaactaataaaaaagcaaaataattttcaaataattaatcctACTGTTGCTAcattaaacgtattttataaaatgtgtttaaccataagtaaaatttagaGAGTAGTgacttattatacatgtattttgtattaggtCTCAGGAAGTTTAGGAGACAGGAaacgattgatgaaaaaattcaaaagtctGTGTCCATGGCTGACGTCGTGGCTGCTGCTGCAGAGCCTGACGAACTCGATGACATAGATAAAGTTTgctcatttaatatttattctaaggTTCttgtcatttaatttattacacatcACAATGATTATTGTTGTAGGTTCGAGACGATTTACAGTCGGCCAAACAAATGCTTGCTTTGGAATTGCGAAGCAAAGAGGCATTAGAACGGGAAAACAAACGACTTTTGGCCAGAGTAGCAAATCTACAAGAAGAACTCAAAGATAAGTCAACCGGTACCTCGGGACCGATGAGATCAGACACGGATCAACAGGtgcataataatcaatataataattaattatatgatccGTTTAACGTAAGAAAATCATCATGCCAAAAACTATTaacgttaataaatatatttttttttacataattttgaatcattttaaaataaaaatctttaaaaaaaaatattaattttattattctatttaaaaaaaatgtaatgacaacattaattttttattcgccATTCCTAATCAggattattttagatatacttCCAAAGATACTTACATTAATCTacttatctaaattttaaaaatttataaataataaactacttgtcaaaaatttcaattttgtagatcaaaatatttcaaataatattatgcttcagaatataaaattcaaaatgtatgttgtcatttaaaaaagtaaaaaacttaaagaattatgacaataaaaaatagtaaaaaatataattttttcttaaaaactgttgttttgtaatgattcaaaattatttttaaaaaaaaccgtaattattttctaaaataatgtgtgtttttgttaaatttattattctgtatatttCTGCAATATATGTaacaactcaaaaaaaaactttgttatatattaaaatatattatgtcttgtTTTTGTATAGctcatcaataaattaaaagcagAGGCAGTAGAAGCCGATCACATCGTCAAAGACATGGAACAGAAGTATCATGTGACAGCCGAAGAATTGGACAGCACTAGACGGAAACTCGAAAGTGCCTGGCTCAGAAATCAAAAACTAGAGTTGGAACTGAAAGCCGCGTTGTCCAGCCGAGTGGTCGCCCAACAGCCTGTCCCCCGACAAATGTCTATGAAGAAATTGTCTGTAATGCCGTCTGTTGAACACCTGTCCGAAGAAGAGGAAGAAGACGAGGACGAAGATGACGATGACAGTTCAGATGATGGTTCTAGCGATGCATCGCAAGAGATCGACGAGGCTAGGAGGACGGCCAGAGAGCTGAAACTGTTGGAAGTGAAACTGAAAGCCGTCCGTGATAAGCAGAATTCCGCACTCAAGGAACGCCGGATGTATAAACAGGAGTTGGCTAAGAAGCAAAAAGAGCTCAAGTCCGAGAagaaaaagtacaaaatattgcaAAAAGAAGTGGACAAGATGGCAAAACTCATGAGGGATACTGACGACGAGGAAGAAGATGAAGAATTAGAGGAAGAGGAAGAGGAAGAAGTGAGTGCATTGAAAGTgctatactatatacaaataactataatctGGGGAGACCGCGTATTATGAATAGAGATGGGTcgtcattattaaatgataattacgtgttaaaatcaatgaaagataatttaattataggtatacgtatacGTAGTTTATGGTAATTTTGAAGTGtttgtatttgtaaaaattttaaagaagtatatataatgtatgcacAGTGTCagactatgaaaaaaattcagtCCGGGAATATTATCTGGTCAGCCGCAAATTTGTTTCGtcctaggtatataaatatatttagttatatttttagaatttaaatgcaagcttattttgaaattttaaagaacATGATGATCTCAATttagtagtttattattactactaaatAAAATCGTACATATTTTGCTCTTAAAAAATAGGGTATAatgctaaatattaaaagaatctaaaatgttttttatctaAGAAATcacttgtatttttaacaaagttaaatataaatcttactcaatatatataatatatatatatttatttttgtagaaaaaaatccagaaatttctttaattattaattataataaataacagctTGCTGTTCATTATGAGCCGTGAAAAACTGGGAAAAGTACAAATATCTTGTTATGCATAGTATGTTACtgcatatgtataatttatatatttttattatactaatttattcaatactaaacttaaaattatcatatattacaatatattaatagcattaaaaggtcaatagaaaattataagaaattctGCGATAActgataatgaaaattaatataataacaatagttgAACTACTTAATTATTCCAATtggttcaaaaaaattaatttgtttatacaattatacattataatttgcaAGGCCAGGTtactttattcaattttaagcatttttctttgtttttaaatttattgttgacAATAACgttgacaaataaaaatgtcaatataaatataacacaagacttttgatttttatgtttaaacacaaaacaaaattttaaataataaaataatgtaaataagaataaaaacacGCTCttctagttatttaaaatggtttattaaaaatattattattattgtttaataa from Aphis gossypii isolate Hap1 chromosome 1, ASM2018417v2, whole genome shotgun sequence includes these protein-coding regions:
- the LOC114131403 gene encoding uncharacterized protein LOC114131403; amino-acid sequence: MSGGNTQRFRPPWVKDGPNSVPKATVPWRTKDKTAASTVTNDQSPNAAASDEAQHFKLRKVEPSEGRKVTEIKIVPKIDHQGPLQVNSRVVPIAVAQVPEKVKKPISATATMASPSSKPPPTKVVQVPATSVSAPAPPPPPPKPPSAPVPPPPPPAPAMPSRAPGPPPPPPPPPPASSNGGLPPISKKPPTPEKMKKLESLRSRPRRRPDWSDMMKEVESGKKLKHVECNDRSAPIISSTKSKGQFLYESETKAEETDHHQLLKDIQHGVKLRKVKTNDKSKPYIEGLRKFRRQETIDEKIQKSVSMADVVAAAAEPDELDDIDKVRDDLQSAKQMLALELRSKEALERENKRLLARVANLQEELKDKSTGTSGPMRSDTDQQLINKLKAEAVEADHIVKDMEQKYHVTAEELDSTRRKLESAWLRNQKLELELKAALSSRVVAQQPVPRQMSMKKLSVMPSVEHLSEEEEEDEDEDDDDSSDDGSSDASQEIDEARRTARELKLLEVKLKAVRDKQNSALKERRMYKQELAKKQKELKSEKKKYKILQKEVDKMAKLMRDTDDEEEDEELEEEEEEEESESSESEESDDEPQSEGEAPASATPEQKKDNLCRRSKYYEGRLTSLKKGNYLLKANVERLQDDVNKQKEMSLVLQEDLNSVLAELG